One window from the genome of Elephas maximus indicus isolate mEleMax1 chromosome 8, mEleMax1 primary haplotype, whole genome shotgun sequence encodes:
- the NDUFA5 gene encoding NADH dehydrogenase [ubiquinone] 1 alpha subcomplex subunit 5 — MAGLLKKTTGLVGLAVSENPHERLKTVYAKILEILQQMPKSAAYRKYTEEITNERLSKVNAEPDVKKLEDQLQSGQIEEVIFQAENELSLARKMVQWKPWEPLVEEPPANQWKWPI; from the exons ATGGCGGGGCTGCTTAAGAAG ACCACTGGCCTTGTGGGATTGGCTGTAAGTGAGAATCCACACGAG AGACTGAAAACAGTATACGCAAAGATACTTGAGATTCTTCAGCAAATGCCTAAAAGTGCAGCATATAGAAAGTATACAGAAGAAATTACAAATGAGAGGCTGAGTAAAGTTAATGCA GAACCAGATGTTAAAAAATTAGAAGACCAGCTTCAGAGTGGACAAATCGAAGAAGTGATTTTTCAG GCTGAAAATGAACTAAGTCTGGCGAGAAAAATGGTACAGTGGAAACCATGGGAGCCTTTAGTGGAAGAACCCCCTGCCAACCAGTGGAAATGGCCAATATAA